The genomic window AATTAAACCAGTGAACCAATCGGTTAATTACTAAACCGAAATATTctctgacaaaaaaaaaaaactttatttaccGGTTCCAGGCATCTGCCTTCTTCTACCTCCGTCTCCTCTTAAACCTCAAATAAGGGTTTTTGAGGAAAGTTTCTCGAAAATGGCCATTGCTCGTTTACTTTCACCCAAATCAACTCCTCAATTCAACAATAGAGGTGATAACACATAATACCCTTTTTCTaaatcttcttaatttttcattCATAACCCAAAAGATTCTcattttgcaatttttaaaTGTGGGTTTAATTGATATTGACGATTCTGGAAAcaaaattggtttttgattacaggttttgtaattttgacGAGGAGGtggttatcttcttctcttgagGATGGTCGGAAATGTGAGAGATTGTCAGATTCTGAAGCTTCCACGAACAAGTGAGTATGCTTAAATGGGTTCTGTGTGGAGAATTGTAGTGAAgttagaatctttttttgtcatcagaaGAAACTGAGTAATGGGTTTTGATTAATCTTTAGTCTCAGTGAAGAGTAATGAAGCTACACTTAGAAACCAAATCTGGAAATGGGTTTTTGCTTGGAGTTTGTGGTAGTTTGATTTAATTCATGCCTTTGTGTCTTTGAACTGTGAGTGGATTTTCATAGATTAACTTACTGATTCAGTTCTCATGTTAATTTGGGTGATgcattgttcttttttttactttttgatttGTGATAATTTTCTCATGTGTAGAGATATTGGACAAAAGGTAGTGCATTGGTATTCTTTGGGAGGTTTAATTAGTAATCTAAAGCAAAAGATTATGGGAAACGTAATTTTGATGGACAAAAGTTCTGGTGAAGACTCGGTTTTGCCAAAATCGCCAATGGTTTCCTCATCAGATGTGGCTGTTACGAAAGTGGTGACCTTGAAGAACGTTGCAGAAAGCGAAAACTGTATCCATTCGAgtgtaaaagaagaaattggaTCTGAAGATGCATCTCAAAGTGTTGCTGCGGATAATAAGATCTGTATCACTTCGAgtataaaagaagaatcttttgTCTCGGAAATGGGATCTCAAGATGCATCTCAAAGTGTTGCTGTAGAAAACAAGAACTGTATCTCTTCTAgtataaaagaagaatcttcagTCTCTGAAATGGGATCTCAAGATGCATCTCAAAGTGTTGCAGGAATTGAGGCTTGTGGGAAGAGAGAAAGCATAACTGTAAGTAATGACAGATTAGGTAATATTAATAGGTTAGATGGCTTGGAGTCTGGGCAGGGGAAGGTGTTGAGATCAATACGCACTGAAAGGGTGGATCCTTCTGAGGAACAAAGTTCTAAAGATGTCACTTTAGGTTTCTTGACTGAAGAAGTATCGGAAAGTCAGACATCATCTAGGAAAAATATGGGGAAGTTGCAGCCTGCGAAAGGGCTATTCGATAAAGTGAAGCCACCTCAAAATAGTCTCTCGAAGTTGTTTGTAAACTCGGATCCATATAAAGAGGTTAAGCATCCTCTGAGATTTGAGACTTTGAGTAACAGTAATTCCAGTATGTCTACTGGAGAATCCTGTAGTGATGCAGGTGATCAACACAGCCTATTTGGTAAGATGCTGTCTGATCCTGTCCAGGAAATTAAAAGTATCCCCAACGAAAATGATGAGCACAGGTTGTCGGATGCTCCTCAAAATCTCAGCTCTTTGACATCCGTTCTATTAAGGGATTGGATTGATGAACAGAGGAGTGAAGACCTGGCTGCTATTAGAGAAAGGAAAAGTATATTTTCGCTTGAAAGTTCTAGAAACACTGTTGCACCTATGGCAGTGGGTACTATGAAGAAGTTGATGGACTCCCTTAACTTTCCAACTGACAATGGCACAGATGCAGAAGCCAACTCGTTGAATTCTAATagtagagaagagaaatggaTATCCGAAGGCAATTCTGCAATGCAAAACAGTGATCGTTTTTGTGCgatagaggaagaagaacccCAAGGGGAAACTTTTGTAATGGAAACCCAATCATTGTGCAGTCAGGACACTTTGGACGCTACCACCGTGAATCCTAAGGTaacaaaaaagagtttctTGGCATTATCTGCTGGAGAACACTCTCCTAACAAAGTACTGCTAAGGTTTTTGCCAGAATCATCTATGAAGAAACACATTGTTAAAGCGTTTTCTTCTCAGTTTGGAGCCGTTTTGCATGTACAAGAAATTCCCTCTATTGAAGGGTGCATTTACAAAGATGCTCTCTTAACTTTTGAGGTTagtattttgaattttgaattctCCATCTCGAGAAACAAGTCACACTGCCTTCTTGTTaaactttcttcttaaaaAGTGTTTTCCTGCTCACCTGCTATTTGCTTCCATATTTGTAGACTAACACTGCAGTCAAGAAAGCTCTCAAGAAAGGCCATGTGACGGTGATGAATTACAATACAGTTGTCGAGGCAACTTCTCAGGAAGACATGGTAGAAAGGATTTGCATTCCGGATCTCATTGGCGATCCAGATGTGCCTGTTGCATTGGTGAAGGAACCAGCCCGAACAGTTAAGATTCATCCACTGACGCACGATTTTAGTTCAAATCAGATCAAAGAAGCGCTAAAGTTCTGTAGGAGCAACATATCTAAGTTTACCTTGGGTTCATCGAGAACAGATGCTTTCGTGGAGTTTGAGGTGTGGTTTTATTGTagcttttcttgttttatccTCAAAATCCAATGCCAGATACAGTAAAGATAAATCTTGTACTTGTGTTGCAGACGGAAGACGGCAAAGAGAGAGCACTTGCGGAGCATTCAATCAGCATATGCAACACACAATTGTTTATCTCGAGGATTGATATACCGAGGACAATCGTGGCAAGGATTTCAAACTTGTCGAAATCAGCAATGAGAGATGTACGAGCATTGTGTGTACCTTATGGACAGATCAGAGGGGTGTATATCAGGGGAACTGGTGTTGCGGATGTGTTTTTCGATATCTCTGAGTGGCCAAACATGCTCGCCATTCTCAACAGGTAGAACCATAAACCAGAACATCCATTTTCTCAACATAACAAGTGAAAGTCTTGACCcttgttttgtgtgttcttcAAACAGCATGAATGGTATGGAGATAGATGGTAAGAAGTTGGTGGTTCGACCTGCAACAACAGTAATACCTCCTGAAATATTGAGGGTTTTGTGGAAAGATCCTCGAGAAAAGAGATATGTGAAAAGTGTAATTCAGAATCTGGTGAGAGAGATTGAGCAGCCTTTAGATGCAACTCGTTGCCACACACTTATAACAGAATTACTACTATAGCTTCATGTACTCTTTAACTCATTAGAGCCTAGAGccattgtttttgtaaaacgaatcaaaagagagaattaaCTATCCAGACCTCAAAATTAGATATTTGGCAAACCGGAGTTGACCAGAAGCAGGGATTACACAGACCCACTATCATCTGGATTCCATTGCCTCACCAGTCACCGACTCACCGCCATTGGTCCTGGCTCGTCCTCCTCTTCATCCTTGTTCCAAGTGGTTATGCTTGATCTTTGCATGGCAGAGATGGACGGCTAAGGACAATTATGAAGTGACCTTGACGCTTAGGAGCCGATCTTCACCGTCCATTTTAACGTGCTTTGTGTTTTTATGGATAAACATCATGCGTACCCTAATTATACTGGTAGACacaatatcaaattatcaatGAATTGTGATTCTTTCAACCATGCATGCCAAAATCACTTTAAAATCGTTTGCactgtatatataaatgaatgtTGTAATaagagatagaagaagcaacaagaaacGTTTTGCCAACTTCAAACTCCATTTCTCACCTAAGAAAACGTGACatcttttagttattttacaaattacaatggACCTTATAACGGCAGCTACTGTCATTGCAGTTTTCCTCGTGGTTATTGTGGGTTATATCATTTTGTATTGCATCGAAGGCACTAACAAGGACATGAACGAGACTAATGCGTGAAGGCGACGAGACATATGGCAGacgaaatctttttttttatgaaatatttaaataatttttaatttgtgacATTTATGTGTTTCAGTTTcactatttataatttctcaatttaatcaatatttttttttaacgtaaCTACATAGCTTCATGTACCTCAAATTATTGCTTTTAGTGATATTGATgaactaattattatttgcTTCCATatcgttttcattttatagtgaaatattttcattaaagaAGATTGTATCTCAAGTCTTAGAATTATAGGCTAGAATCAACGTTTTGATAATACCCATCAAAGAAAAGTTAACCTACATAGTTTAAATTGTACTCGAGAGAACAATGAGGGAGACAGAATTAAAAAACTTAAGTCATTCTTTGGTATGCCCAAAAAAGAGTCGAGGTTGCCAAATGATACGTAGATTATATAGTTAGGGGTAAacatttgaagttttgaactATGTCGGATGAAATGCAAGCTCGTGAGGGTGCGTGGAAATAGTACTACGTCATTTCTACAAGAGGAAGGAAACTTACAAAATGAAggctttatttatttatttggtatgTTTCAcgaattaatatattatagttaGGGATAACATTGGACTATGTCAGATTATATGATAATTAAACTTTACATTAATACATTTATCATCTTTATATACAAACTCTATTAGTTgtaaatcttaaaatttattataagagatttggttattattttctttcatgtatacattaaaattttaaatttctaataattgaagaattatttgttttcttccaaatCTATATATGGAAAGTACATGAAGGagaagtttaaatattatgtGATGGAATTCAATTGAAAACCTAAAtgtaaaatgaaattatatttgtaaaattatataagaaTATAAGTGAATTGCCAAAAATTAGCTTAATTTCATAgttatgttttgatgaaaatttgattctttttacttaaaatttaagaaattaattcAAAAGTTTAACGTGCTTTCTGTTTTATGGAAAAACATATTGCGTACCCAATTACTACTGTTAGACACATGcaatatcaaattatcaataaATTGCGATTCTTTCAAACCATACAAAAATTCCTTTAAAATCTATTGTActgtgtatataaataaatgctGTAAGAATAGATAGAAGCAAGAAACGTTTTGCCAACTTGAAAGTCCatttctaaccaaaaaaaacgtgacatcttttagttgtttttacaaattacaatggAACTATGGATTATAGTGACATTATTAATTTGCTTTGCAGTGTTCCTCGTGGGGATTGTgtgttctttccttttgtGTTGCGCCGGAGTGTTTTCCAAGGAACAAGACGGAGACTAATGCGAGAAGGAAACATCTATATGGcagaaaaaaactcttttatgaaatattaaaataatttttaatttttcacaTTTATAATTTCTCAGTTTAAAAATTTGTTGGAGTTGTTGTTAACTACTATAAAAACtcgttttaaaaattctaTAATAACTAGTTATCTAATATCTATtagcaaaaataaacaacaaaatactATTTGAATCAAGTGGTGTAATGAATTTATTATGgttaagaactttttttttttgaatgggTAAAAAATACCTCccaaaactttgaaaactttGTGGGAACATCCTCAATACAAGAAATACGTGAGAAATATTGAGAAGCCTTTAGATCTAGCCACATGCAATTTTGGCCTTGTGTAGGAGATATACTACATAAATTCATGTATCTCAACTCATGAAGATTATACGCAAGAGCCATTGTTTTGATAATACCCATCgatcgaaagaaaaaaatcctaCATACGGAATTTTATTTAACTCGAAAGATCAATGAGAGATATGAAATTACAATACAAAGATCCTTTTTTGGTAGGCTAAGGGTCGAGGTTTCCAAATGGTACATAGATTATAATTAAGGATAAACATTTGACTACGTCAgatgaaataataaatgttagaTTATTGCATTTGTgatattttatacaaaaacattaatttggAGCTAAAGagatatatattaagaagtttttttttaattatttcatttatatatatatatatatatattgtaaataattgaaagtttaaaatttagttttaaacttataaaatttatatacaatatGGAAATGAAATCTGTATTTTTGAAACTATTTAAGATAAACCATATAATTACTAGAAATTAgcttttatagttttatggATGAAACTTTTACTATGTGGGGTGATTTGATAgaaattaattagattattGCATTAAGAATGATTTTTGATACAAATAGcttaactaatttaaaaaatctatattttaagtgacattttaattaatttaatttatatattcaataaaaCAATTCCAAGAATTGAGAgacaataaattttaattttaaaattcataaaaaactatatatggaAAGGAAATCTGTATTTGtaatattatgtaaatatgtaTTAGCTTTTATAGTAAACTTTTGAAGAATATCAATTcctttaacaaaattttaataaattaactCAAAACTTTAATGTGCTTTGTGTGTTTATTGCAATTGATACACATCATGGATACTCAATTATTGCTAGACATAATTGcaataaattttgattcttaaaaCCATGCATGCAGAAGCAGATGtcctatatataataaatgaatGTTATAAGAAGAGAGATAGCTAGGCAGGAATCTTTGGACATATAATAGACTTTTGTACATTAAATACATTTGTGATCTTTTTATACAAACTCTATTAGTTgtaaatcttaaaatttattataagagattttgttattattttctttcatgtatatattaaaattttaaatttctaatcATTGAGGGATTAATTTTattcttacaaatttatataaatttgggaaagaattttaaattattatgtttatgGAATTCAATTGGAAACCTAAAtgtaaaaatgaaattatatttgtaaacttatttaagaagaaaagtgaatttctaaaaactagcttaattttatagttatgttttgatgaaaatctGATTCCTTTATcgaaaatttaagaaattaattcAAAAGTTTAATGTGCTTTGTGTTTTATGGATATACACCATGCGTACTCAATTACTGTAGGATacaatatcaaattatcaatttattgTGATTCTTTCAACCATACAAAAATTCCTATAAAAATCCAATGTactgaatatataaataaatgttgtAAGAAGGGACAGAAGCAAGAAACGCTTTACCAACTTCAAACTCCATTTCTAACCAAAAACTTTTAGTtgttttacaaattacaatggAACTGATTATAGTGgcattagttatttttgtagtGATACTCGTGGCGATTGTGGgttctttctatttttgttgcCCCGGATTGTGTTGTtccaagaaagaagaaggagattaaTGCGAGAAGGAGAAGTCTATATGGCTGAAGAAATCtcttttatgaaatatttaaataaattttaatttgtgacatttgttttttaatttctcaGTTTAATAAATTGTTGGAGATTGTGaactatgaaaaaaaaaaagcaaataaaaaaaactagttttcaaaattctaTAATAACTAGTTATCTAATATCTactagcaaaaaaaacaaaaataatatatgcatTAACTGGTGTAATGACTTTAGAATGGTTAagaactttttcttcttttttaaaatggttaaaaaataCTTCTCGAAACTTTGAAGCCTTTGTGGGAACATcttcattacaaaaaatacGTGAGAGGTATTGAGAAGCCTTTACATCTAGCCACATGTAATTATGGCTTTGTGTGGGAGATATACTACATAGCTTCATGTACCTCAACTCATGAAGATTATAGGCAAGAAAAGTTATGATGATACCTATCGATCGAAAGAAAAGTTACCCTACATACGGAATTTCATTTTACTCGAAAAGAGTTATGAATGATA from Arabidopsis thaliana chromosome 3, partial sequence includes these protein-coding regions:
- a CDS encoding RNA-binding (RRM/RBD/RNP motifs) family protein (RNA-binding (RRM/RBD/RNP motifs) family protein; FUNCTIONS IN: nucleic acid binding; INVOLVED IN: biological_process unknown; LOCATED IN: cellular_component unknown; CONTAINS InterPro DOMAIN/s: RNA recognition motif, RNP-1 (InterPro:IPR000504); Has 30201 Blast hits to 17322 proteins in 780 species: Archae - 12; Bacteria - 1396; Metazoa - 17338; Fungi - 3422; Plants - 5037; Viruses - 0; Other Eukaryotes - 2996 (source: NCBI BLink).) — translated: MAIARLLSPKSTPQFNNRGFVILTRRWLSSSLEDGRKCERLSDSEASTNKDIGQKVVHWYSLGGLISNLKQKIMGNVILMDKSSGEDSVLPKSPMVSSSDVAVTKVVTLKNVAESENCIHSSVKEEIGSEDASQSVAADNKICITSSIKEESFVSEMGSQDASQSVAVENKNCISSSIKEESSVSEMGSQDASQSVAGIEACGKRESITVSNDRLGNINRLDGLESGQGKVLRSIRTERVDPSEEQSSKDVTLGFLTEEVSESQTSSRKNMGKLQPAKGLFDKVKPPQNSLSKLFVNSDPYKEVKHPLRFETLSNSNSSMSTGESCSDAGDQHSLFGKMLSDPVQEIKSIPNENDEHRLSDAPQNLSSLTSVLLRDWIDEQRSEDLAAIRERKSIFSLESSRNTVAPMAVGTMKKLMDSLNFPTDNGTDAEANSLNSNSREEKWISEGNSAMQNSDRFCAIEEEEPQGETFVMETQSLCSQDTLDATTVNPKFGAVLHVQEIPSIEGCIYKDALLTFETNTAVKKALKKGHVTVMNYNTVVEATSQEDMVERICIPDLIGDPDVPVALVKEPARTVKIHPLTHDFSSNQIKEALKFCRSNISKFTLGSSRTDAFVEFETEDGKERALAEHSISICNTQLFISRIDIPRTIVARISNLSKSAMRDVRALCVPYGQIRGVYIRGTGVADVFFDISEWPNMLAILNSMNGMEIDGKKLVVRPATTVIPPEILRVLWKDPREKRYVKSVIQNLVREIEQPLDATRCHTLITELLL
- a CDS encoding RNA-binding (RRM/RBD/RNP motifs) family protein (RNA-binding (RRM/RBD/RNP motifs) family protein; FUNCTIONS IN: nucleic acid binding; INVOLVED IN: biological_process unknown; LOCATED IN: cellular_component unknown; CONTAINS InterPro DOMAIN/s: RNA recognition motif, RNP-1 (InterPro:IPR000504); Has 30201 Blast hits to 17322 proteins in 780 species: Archae - 12; Bacteria - 1396; Metazoa - 17338; Fungi - 3422; Plants - 5037; Viruses - 0; Other Eukaryotes - 2996 (source: NCBI BLink).), which produces MAIARLLSPKSTPQFNNRGFVILTRRWLSSSLEDGRKCERLSDSEASTNKDIGQKVVHWYSLGGLISNLKQKIMGNVILMDKSSGEDSVLPKSPMVSSSDVAVTKVVTLKNVAESENCIHSSVKEEIGSEDASQSVAADNKICITSSIKEESFVSEMGSQDASQSVAVENKNCISSSIKEESSVSEMGSQDASQSVAGIEACGKRESITVSNDRLGNINRLDGLESGQGKVLRSIRTERVDPSEEQSSKDVTLGFLTEEVSESQTSSRKNMGKLQPAKGLFDKVKPPQNSLSKLFVNSDPYKEVKHPLRFETLSNSNSSMSTGESCSDAGDQHSLFGKMLSDPVQEIKSIPNENDEHRLSDAPQNLSSLTSVLLRDWIDEQRSEDLAAIRERKSIFSLESSRNTVAPMAVGTMKKLMDSLNFPTDNGTDAEANSLNSNSREEKWISEGNSAMQNSDRFCAIEEEEPQGETFVMETQSLCSQDTLDATTVNPKVTKKSFLALSAGEHSPNKVLLRFLPESSMKKHIVKAFSSQFGAVLHVQEIPSIEGCIYKDALLTFETNTAVKKALKKGHVTVMNYNTVVEATSQEDMVERICIPDLIGDPDVPVALVKEPARTVKIHPLTHDFSSNQIKEALKFCRSNISKFTLGSSRTDAFVEFETEDGKERALAEHSISICNTQLFISRIDIPRTIVARISNLSKSAMRDVRALCVPYGQIRGVYIRGTGVADVFFDISEWPNMLAILNSMNGMEIDGKKLVVRPATTVIPPEILRVLWKDPREKRYVKSVIQNLVREIEQPLDATRCHTLITELLL
- a CDS encoding RNA-binding (RRM/RBD/RNP motifs) family protein; translated protein: MLIWVMHCSFFYFLICDNFLMCRDIGQKVVHWYSLGGLISNLKQKIMGNVILMDKSSGEDSVLPKSPMVSSSDVAVTKVVTLKNVAESENCIHSSVKEEIGSEDASQSVAADNKICITSSIKEESFVSEMGSQDASQSVAVENKNCISSSIKEESSVSEMGSQDASQSVAGIEACGKRESITVSNDRLGNINRLDGLESGQGKVLRSIRTERVDPSEEQSSKDVTLGFLTEEVSESQTSSRKNMGKLQPAKGLFDKVKPPQNSLSKLFVNSDPYKEVKHPLRFETLSNSNSSMSTGESCSDAGDQHSLFGKMLSDPVQEIKSIPNENDEHRLSDAPQNLSSLTSVLLRDWIDEQRSEDLAAIRERKSIFSLESSRNTVAPMAVGTMKKLMDSLNFPTDNGTDAEANSLNSNSREEKWISEGNSAMQNSDRFCAIEEEEPQGETFVMETQSLCSQDTLDATTVNPKFGAVLHVQEIPSIEGCIYKDALLTFETNTAVKKALKKGHVTVMNYNTVVEATSQEDMVERICIPDLIGDPDVPVALVKEPARTVKIHPLTHDFSSNQIKEALKFCRSNISKFTLGSSRTDAFVEFETEDGKERALAEHSISICNTQLFISRIDIPRTIVARISNLSKSAMRDVRALCVPYGQIRGVYIRGTGVADVFFDISEWPNMLAILNSMNGMEIDGKKLVVRPATTVIPPEILRVLWKDPREKRYVKSVIQNLVREIEQPLDATRCHTLITELLL
- a CDS encoding RNA-binding (RRM/RBD/RNP motifs) family protein; this encodes MGNVILMDKSSGEDSVLPKSPMVSSSDVAVTKVVTLKNVAESENCIHSSVKEEIGSEDASQSVAADNKICITSSIKEESFVSEMGSQDASQSVAVENKNCISSSIKEESSVSEMGSQDASQSVAGIEACGKRESITVSNDRLGNINRLDGLESGQGKVLRSIRTERVDPSEEQSSKDVTLGFLTEEVSESQTSSRKNMGKLQPAKGLFDKVKPPQNSLSKLFVNSDPYKEVKHPLRFETLSNSNSSMSTGESCSDAGDQHSLFGKMLSDPVQEIKSIPNENDEHRLSDAPQNLSSLTSVLLRDWIDEQRSEDLAAIRERKSIFSLESSRNTVAPMAVGTMKKLMDSLNFPTDNGTDAEANSLNSNSREEKWISEGNSAMQNSDRFCAIEEEEPQGETFVMETQSLCSQDTLDATTVNPKFGAVLHVQEIPSIEGCIYKDALLTFETNTAVKKALKKGHVTVMNYNTVVEATSQEDMVERICIPDLIGDPDVPVALVKEPARTVKIHPLTHDFSSNQIKEALKFCRSNISKFTLGSSRTDAFVEFETEDGKERALAEHSISICNTQLFISRIDIPRTIVARISNLSKSAMRDVRALCVPYGQIRGVYIRGTGVADVFFDISEWPNMLAILNSMNGMEIDGKKLVVRPATTVIPPEILRVLWKDPREKRYVKSVIQNLVREIEQPLDATRCHTLITELLL